A region from the Simiduia sp. 21SJ11W-1 genome encodes:
- a CDS encoding DUF2797 domain-containing protein — protein MPRFEGSLRKMGARLGAGSEAEVDYSMRVGDACVPLNPLLGKPVSLTFTGTIECIHCARVTKKSFSQGFCYPCFQKLAQCDRCIMSPELCHFDQGTCREPEWAETHCMTDHIVYLANSSGLKIGITRGTQVPTRWIDQGAVSAVPLVRVATRQQAGLLESAMKEHVADKTNWRTMLKNAQPEIDMHAEFERLAELAEPAICELQEQFGLQAIQLLDGSAVQHINYPVAQYPGKITSHNAEKTPEIAGVLQGIRGQYWLLDTGVINLRKYTGYQVSFSF, from the coding sequence ATGCCACGTTTCGAGGGAAGTTTACGTAAAATGGGCGCCCGGTTGGGCGCAGGCAGTGAGGCTGAAGTGGATTACAGTATGCGGGTGGGTGATGCCTGTGTGCCGTTAAATCCGCTTTTGGGTAAGCCTGTGTCGCTCACCTTTACCGGCACTATCGAATGCATTCACTGTGCGCGAGTCACTAAAAAAAGTTTTAGCCAGGGTTTTTGTTACCCCTGTTTCCAAAAGCTTGCCCAGTGTGATCGCTGTATTATGAGCCCGGAGCTGTGCCATTTTGATCAAGGCACCTGCCGCGAACCCGAGTGGGCCGAAACCCACTGCATGACCGATCACATTGTGTACCTTGCCAATTCCTCGGGTTTAAAAATCGGCATTACCCGCGGCACACAAGTGCCCACGCGCTGGATTGATCAGGGCGCGGTGAGTGCCGTGCCGCTGGTGCGCGTTGCCACCCGTCAGCAAGCGGGCCTGTTGGAAAGCGCCATGAAAGAACATGTGGCCGATAAAACCAACTGGCGCACCATGCTCAAAAATGCCCAGCCCGAGATTGACATGCACGCCGAATTCGAGCGGTTGGCAGAGCTTGCCGAACCCGCCATTTGCGAGCTGCAAGAGCAGTTTGGTTTACAGGCCATTCAGTTGTTGGATGGCTCGGCGGTGCAACACATTAACTACCCGGTAGCCCAATACCCGGGCAAAATCACCTCGCACAATGCAGAAAAAACACCGGAAATTGCCGGTGTGTTGCAAGGCATTCGCGGCCAGTACTGGTTACTGGATACCGGCGTGATTAACCTGCGTAAGTACACAGGCTACCAAGTGTCGTTTTCTTTTTGA